CTCATGCAGTGGATCCCGCGGCTGGAACTGGTCGAGACGGTGGCGCACATCGACCCGGCGAATATTCCATTGAAACCCCGCCCGCCTTACCAGCTAGTGTGCGACCCCGGGGATCAAGAACTGCGACCAGCTGTATCGGTTCGCGCTGTGACGTCATCGCCCAGCGACCACTCCGCGCGGATCTTCTCGTCACGGATCAAGCCCCGCAGCAGCGCGGTGCTGAATTCGGCGGCGATCTCCTTGGCCGTGCGCCGTCCGCTGGGCCGCAGCCAGCGGTAGGCACCAAGCGTCATCCCGATGTAGCCCAGCGCCAGCACATGCGAGTCACAATCGAAGAACTCACCGCTGGCGATACCGCGGTCGATGAGGCCGTGGACGTGGTGATAGACCTGGGCTTCCTTTTCGCGGATCTCGGCGACCTGATCTTCGGTGAACCACTCGGTGATGTAGGGCTGTTCCTGAAAGTAGACCGCGGCCTGTTCGGGATTGCTCGCGATCCCGGTGAGCAGCCGCACTGTGTACTGGTAGAGCGCCTCTCGGGCGGTCAGGGACGGATCGTCGTGTACGGCGGCCAGCGTCCCCTCGGCGGCACGGCGGTAGATGTCGAACAGGATCAGTGACTTGCTGGCGTAGTAGTGATACACCGTCGCCTTGTTCAAGCCGACCACATCGGCGACGTCGTCCATCCGGGTGCCGTGGTATCCGCGCGCGGCGAACAGCTTGGTAGCGACGGCCAGCAGCTCTTCGCGGCGGGAGAGCCCATTGGGCGTGGTGATGTCGGATGGCATTTCCACTCGTTTCAGTGTCGATCAACTAGTTGGATAGTCTATTCAAGCGGTTGACGGAGGGGATTAGACTGCCGTCTTAGCACGTCGTCGAGTCGAGAGGTGGTCACATGGATCCAGATCCGAGCTACGACTTTTCCGACGAGCTGGAATTCTTCTTCAAGTACTTCACCTGGGGCTTGCGCGGCGTCACCGACGGCCAGGGCTACCCACCCCCGGCATATCCACCGGTCTAAGCCCGCGCGACCAAACGCAAAAGGCGCCCTAAAATCGCAGGTTTTGGGGTCTTTTTGGGTCCTCTCGTCACAGGGCCTTCAGCTCCTCGGTCACCTCGGTCACCGACTTCTTCGCGTCGCCGAACAACATGGTGGTGCCGTCGGCGTAGAACAGCGGGTTGTCGATGCCCGCGAATCCGGAATTCATCGACCGCTTGAGCACAATCACCGATTTCGACTTGTCCACGTTGAGAATCGGCATGCCGTAGATGGGCGAGTTCGGCTCGTTGCGCGCGGCCGGGTTGGTGACGTCGTTGGCGCCGATCACGAGCGTGACATCGGTGCGGGCGAACTCGTCGTTGATGTCGTCCATGTCCTTCATCGCGTCGTAGTCGACTTCGGCTTCGGCCAGCAGCACGTTCATATGCCCTGGCATCCGGCCGGCGACCGGGTGTATCGCGTATTTCACTGGGACACCGCGAGATTCCAGCAAGGTGGCCATGTCCTTGACCGCGTGCTGTGCCTGCGCGACGGCCATGCCGTAGCCGGGCACCACGATCACCTGGTTGGCGTAGGCCATCTGGATCGCGGCGTCGGCGGCCGAGGTGGCTTTGACGTGCTTGTCGCCGCCAGCGGCGCCGCCAACAGCCACGCCACCACCCCCGAAGCCACCCGCCACGATCGCCGGGATGGAGCGGTTCATCGCCTTGGCCATCAGGTTGGTCAGGATCGAACCGGACGCGCCGACGATCATGCCGGCCACGATCATCGCGGTGTTGTTCAGCGCCAATCCGGCAGCGGCGGCGGACAGCCCGGTCATCGCGTTGAGCATGGAGATGACCACGGGCATATCTGCGCCGCCGATAGGCAGCACCACCATCAGACCCAGGACGCCCGCGGCGGCCAGCAGTCCGATCATCCACCACAGCGGCACCCCGCCGCTGCCGGGGTGCGCGCCCAGACCGATGACCACGGCGCAGACCACGGCGCCCACCAGGAGCAGCACGTTCAGCGGCTGTTGCGCCTTGCCGATGCCGATCGGCCGACCAGGGATGACCTCCTGCAGCTTGCCGAAAGCGATGATCGAACCCCAGAACGAGATCGACCCGATGATCGCGGCGAACAGCGAGGCCACCACGATGTGCACCGTCGGCGACTCGCCGTACCGGAAAGCGGAAAAGCCTGTGGTCTCGATGAATTCCGACAACGAGATCAGTGCGACGGTGCCGCCACCGACACCGTTGAAGAAGGCCACCAGCTGCGGCATGGCGGTCATCTTGGTCAGCCGTGCCGGGGGAACCCCGAGCACGACGCCAAGCACCAGCCCGGCGATGATCAGCGGCCACTGCTGGGTGTGCCGGATCATGATCAGCGTGGCCCCCACGGCGATGGCCATGCCCACCGCGGCGATCAGATTACCGCGCACCGC
This Mycobacterium xenopi DNA region includes the following protein-coding sequences:
- a CDS encoding NAD(P)(+) transhydrogenase (Re/Si-specific) subunit beta — its product is MNYLVTILYIISFALFIYGLMGLTGPKTAVRGNLIAAVGMAIAVGATLIMIRHTQQWPLIIAGLVLGVVLGVPPARLTKMTAMPQLVAFFNGVGGGTVALISLSEFIETTGFSAFRYGESPTVHIVVASLFAAIIGSISFWGSIIAFGKLQEVIPGRPIGIGKAQQPLNVLLLVGAVVCAVVIGLGAHPGSGGVPLWWMIGLLAAAGVLGLMVVLPIGGADMPVVISMLNAMTGLSAAAAGLALNNTAMIVAGMIVGASGSILTNLMAKAMNRSIPAIVAGGFGGGGVAVGGAAGGDKHVKATSAADAAIQMAYANQVIVVPGYGMAVAQAQHAVKDMATLLESRGVPVKYAIHPVAGRMPGHMNVLLAEAEVDYDAMKDMDDINDEFARTDVTLVIGANDVTNPAARNEPNSPIYGMPILNVDKSKSVIVLKRSMNSGFAGIDNPLFYADGTTMLFGDAKKSVTEVTEELKAL
- a CDS encoding TetR family transcriptional regulator, encoding MPSDITTPNGLSRREELLAVATKLFAARGYHGTRMDDVADVVGLNKATVYHYYASKSLILFDIYRRAAEGTLAAVHDDPSLTAREALYQYTVRLLTGIASNPEQAAVYFQEQPYITEWFTEDQVAEIREKEAQVYHHVHGLIDRGIASGEFFDCDSHVLALGYIGMTLGAYRWLRPSGRRTAKEIAAEFSTALLRGLIRDEKIRAEWSLGDDVTARTDTAGRSS